A single genomic interval of Rubripirellula reticaptiva harbors:
- a CDS encoding response regulator — MCRYEMTDGQRPQTLEIIAADDNRSQRLLLRRCLTAAGHHIRVAKDGREALQLANEQQPDLIVTDLEMPGGNGFDLIDAIRGSDNQSLRHVPIIVCSSRSETISLNHVLDQGADSFVTKPVHVHELQLAIQNLTTL; from the coding sequence ATGTGCCGTTATGAAATGACCGACGGTCAACGACCGCAAACGCTGGAAATCATCGCGGCAGACGACAATCGCTCGCAACGATTGCTGCTGCGTCGATGCCTCACCGCCGCCGGGCATCATATTCGAGTAGCCAAGGACGGGCGAGAAGCGTTGCAACTTGCCAATGAACAACAACCCGATTTGATCGTCACCGATTTAGAAATGCCGGGCGGCAACGGCTTTGATTTGATCGACGCCATTCGCGGGTCCGACAATCAATCCCTGCGTCACGTCCCCATCATTGTCTGCAGCTCTCGTAGCGAAACCATCTCGTTGAACCATGTGCTGGACCAGGGTGCCGATTCGTTTGTCACCAAACCGGTTCACGTTCATGAACTGCAGCTCGCGATTCAAAACCTAACCACTCTGTAA
- a CDS encoding helix-turn-helix domain-containing protein, producing MLLTIKDVAKRLNISLSKAYAIVSQGDLPSYQIGSARRVAEDDLKDYLEGCRTEHQRLPEAVKRHF from the coding sequence ATGCTGTTGACGATCAAAGACGTCGCGAAACGATTGAACATCAGCCTCAGCAAAGCCTATGCAATCGTCTCGCAGGGTGATCTTCCATCCTATCAAATTGGCAGCGCCCGTCGCGTGGCAGAGGATGACTTGAAGGACTACCTGGAAGGTTGCCGAACGGAGCACCAACGTCTGCCCGAAGCGGTCAAGCGACACTTTTAA
- a CDS encoding MscL family protein, giving the protein MNIVEEFKKFALRGNMVDLAIGFTVGAAFMSVVKSLVDDIIMPPIGFL; this is encoded by the coding sequence ATGAACATCGTTGAAGAATTCAAGAAGTTCGCCTTGCGCGGCAACATGGTTGATCTGGCGATCGGCTTCACCGTCGGTGCCGCGTTCATGTCGGTGGTGAAGTCGCTGGTCGATGACATAATCATGCCTCCGATCGGATTTCTTTGA
- a CDS encoding DUF3072 domain-containing protein: MNEAKQPSQPGSNAEKDPDNWVTGDEKMTDAQASYLKTLCEEADESFDESLSKADASKRIEELQEQTGRGVDS; encoded by the coding sequence ATGAACGAAGCCAAACAACCGTCACAGCCTGGTAGCAACGCGGAGAAAGATCCGGACAATTGGGTGACTGGCGACGAAAAGATGACTGACGCTCAGGCGAGCTACTTGAAAACGCTTTGCGAGGAAGCCGACGAGTCTTTCGACGAGAGTCTGTCGAAGGCGGACGCGTCGAAGCGGATTGAAGAGCTCCAAGAGCAAACCGGTCGCGGCGTCGATTCATGA
- a CDS encoding M48 family metalloprotease, whose protein sequence is MMGAGYDPDAMIELLNSLMQAGGRAGPEFLQSHPHPHPAKRQEALWELIERAVENGRGNGSLKWYASCY, encoded by the coding sequence ATGATGGGCGCTGGTTACGATCCTGACGCGATGATCGAGTTGCTTAATTCATTGATGCAAGCCGGTGGTCGTGCGGGTCCAGAATTTCTGCAGTCGCATCCGCATCCGCATCCCGCAAAACGTCAAGAAGCTCTTTGGGAATTGATCGAAAGGGCTGTCGAAAACGGCAGGGGAAACGGATCTCTGAAATGGTATGCCAGTTGCTATTAG
- a CDS encoding serine/threonine protein kinase has translation MQLLAALMKEELHASYLCLGKPVPSAADYASLYPKMAAAIEFSYIFVTPEYRSEVSIGGYRVIRPLGVGGEASVVEVAALRGRGTRGALKFVRSDDPAGVERIHREAAIIRHIQKAPKNHNMIDCGPEEEAEGFCYLWMPIVEGVSLADKRSMPVAHLGSVGMQIADAITHVHRANCLHLDIHPGNIRLTQRWEDEPPIATLIDFGLAKNRDAGNGSLALVKADNDTPFFASPEHSLTKIDDESNERGYLVDDKGAIYVDERSDIYGLGKTLAYALLREAVLDRAEFITRLRQLDSVPTLFVDAIIKATESFPSKRFESASEFRDTLRSIFPEEASRSRSGKSIAMVAAVSSLVLALVAFVLLKRQPSTDEAINSKFESAIESIDEQIKRSVASMNPQPEPTWVERILQDKAISPGEISLDDFAFTYDFSDSTRNLYKLGSLDIVLSDRVDDFASGVELRLGDSPWRSCVKLSDNSVAISFTEEDLLREGSINIQIDDEPGPVVGRTSIGPFSLGHSLKAIHATYLDSEQAQLDRLNMVDLDNFAWITFDGHWRFTPEIQPYLQDIKGMTIYADEGGHFGEYHLPSEQLQDAALALPHQYDRLDRLYVQLKLPGNKESSKRVFDRRAAFRLETLTAEEKETFPKRLFAYSAKEGWHFTEDFYTKWERHLESLKLSAPPSRGIYHAPETSIPIAWNAKTPFGASGGFAKTPPFVGTPEQLNRNLRARGEKFRHASVLYVRASFVDRSASLRIPLYADGSHGESGNDSRPVPRSVSSADGGSNGVIGPSQPSPKAQLNEERKLREDRSVIGFGGRGP, from the coding sequence GTGCAACTGCTTGCAGCCCTAATGAAAGAAGAGTTGCATGCGTCTTACCTGTGCCTAGGCAAACCGGTGCCTTCCGCTGCTGACTACGCGTCACTTTATCCGAAGATGGCTGCGGCGATTGAGTTCTCTTATATCTTCGTAACACCGGAATATCGGTCGGAGGTTTCGATTGGCGGGTATCGAGTGATACGTCCTCTCGGTGTCGGCGGCGAAGCAAGCGTTGTCGAGGTTGCGGCATTGAGAGGGCGTGGTACGCGTGGTGCTCTCAAGTTCGTTCGATCAGATGATCCGGCTGGTGTTGAACGCATTCATCGGGAAGCTGCAATTATCCGTCACATCCAAAAGGCACCCAAAAACCACAACATGATTGATTGTGGTCCCGAGGAAGAAGCGGAGGGGTTTTGCTACCTGTGGATGCCGATTGTCGAAGGTGTCTCGCTGGCAGACAAGCGATCAATGCCGGTCGCGCACTTGGGCAGTGTCGGAATGCAAATCGCAGACGCAATCACGCACGTGCATCGAGCGAACTGCCTGCATCTCGACATCCACCCAGGGAATATCCGCTTGACGCAGCGTTGGGAAGACGAACCTCCAATTGCCACGTTGATCGACTTTGGCTTGGCAAAGAATCGCGATGCGGGAAACGGTTCGCTTGCACTGGTTAAAGCTGATAACGACACTCCTTTCTTTGCAAGTCCAGAACATTCGCTCACGAAAATTGATGACGAGTCCAACGAGCGTGGTTATCTGGTCGACGACAAAGGTGCGATCTACGTTGACGAGCGATCTGACATTTACGGGTTGGGAAAGACGCTCGCCTACGCTCTGCTCCGAGAGGCTGTCTTGGATCGGGCAGAGTTCATCACCCGACTCAGACAACTTGATTCGGTTCCAACACTCTTTGTTGACGCGATCATCAAGGCCACCGAATCGTTCCCGAGCAAACGCTTTGAGTCGGCTTCTGAGTTCCGTGACACGCTAAGATCCATCTTTCCTGAAGAAGCATCTCGCTCCCGCTCGGGCAAGTCAATCGCAATGGTCGCGGCCGTTTCTTCGCTCGTGTTGGCTTTGGTTGCGTTTGTACTTCTAAAGCGACAACCTTCGACAGACGAAGCGATCAATTCGAAGTTTGAATCCGCAATAGAATCAATCGACGAGCAGATAAAACGTTCGGTCGCTTCAATGAATCCTCAACCGGAACCAACATGGGTCGAGCGGATCCTACAAGACAAAGCGATCTCACCGGGTGAAATCAGCCTGGATGACTTCGCGTTCACGTACGATTTTTCTGACTCGACTCGCAATCTCTACAAGCTCGGCAGTCTGGACATCGTACTCAGTGATCGAGTGGATGATTTTGCAAGCGGGGTTGAGCTACGGCTCGGTGATTCGCCTTGGCGGTCGTGTGTGAAGTTGAGTGACAACTCCGTTGCGATATCGTTTACCGAAGAGGATCTGCTTCGAGAAGGATCGATTAATATTCAAATTGACGATGAGCCTGGCCCAGTAGTTGGGAGGACTTCAATTGGACCGTTCTCATTGGGACACAGCCTCAAGGCCATCCATGCGACGTACTTGGACAGCGAGCAGGCTCAACTTGATCGGCTGAACATGGTCGACCTTGATAACTTCGCCTGGATCACCTTTGATGGACACTGGAGATTTACTCCCGAGATCCAGCCCTACCTTCAAGACATCAAAGGTATGACCATTTATGCCGACGAAGGCGGCCATTTCGGGGAGTACCATTTGCCATCTGAGCAGCTTCAGGACGCGGCGCTCGCTCTCCCTCACCAATATGATCGCCTCGACCGCCTGTATGTTCAGCTGAAACTTCCCGGCAACAAGGAGTCATCGAAACGAGTTTTTGATCGTCGCGCAGCGTTTCGCCTCGAAACGCTCACGGCTGAAGAGAAGGAAACATTCCCCAAACGCCTCTTTGCCTATTCGGCCAAAGAGGGCTGGCATTTCACTGAAGATTTCTACACGAAATGGGAGAGGCATTTGGAGTCATTGAAGCTATCTGCTCCGCCTTCACGTGGAATCTACCATGCTCCGGAAACGAGTATTCCAATCGCTTGGAACGCCAAAACCCCATTTGGAGCCAGTGGTGGTTTTGCCAAAACCCCTCCTTTCGTCGGGACACCTGAGCAATTGAATCGGAATCTAAGAGCTCGCGGTGAAAAATTTCGTCATGCTTCCGTGCTTTATGTTCGAGCGTCCTTTGTCGACCGGTCTGCTTCGCTGCGCATCCCACTGTATGCAGATGGTAGTCACGGCGAAAGCGGCAACGATTCGCGTCCGGTTCCGCGCAGTGTTTCTTCAGCTGATGGCGGAAGCAACGGTGTGATTGGCCCATCGCAACCTTCGCCGAAGGCACAACTCAATGAAGAAAGAAAACTGCGGGAGGACCGATCAGTGATAGGCTTCGGCGGGCGTGGTCCATAG
- a CDS encoding vWA domain-containing protein — translation MDEQQELRDQLDVQTGSNDLIYATIGIFAIIVFVLMLLVRVGATTIDQLKVDLDQSAQVQARQGEELDKTKSQRDTAERERDDAIHEGEQLVKKIDELEGQAIATKGVSIAIACDQTGSMANVLARLRAVLLAIAEMFPMATDNFNIGVVLYGNGPRVTFPLQRIKQIDQDGGDSLAELQDFATQMKCAGGQADIGLAVAEAMEMLDAAPNSDKSRQLLMVCGDVSHGECVHHGPGDDDKLVRTVAAWATASGKHRRVLGLHTGVETHPARAFYERLGQANQESGFGSDPAEIFKSIFAASFGK, via the coding sequence ATGGATGAGCAGCAGGAATTGAGAGACCAGCTCGATGTGCAAACTGGATCAAATGACCTGATTTACGCAACTATAGGTATATTCGCCATTATCGTCTTTGTGCTGATGCTATTGGTGCGAGTCGGAGCCACAACGATCGATCAATTAAAAGTTGATCTCGACCAGTCCGCCCAAGTCCAGGCCCGCCAAGGTGAAGAGTTAGACAAAACGAAGTCGCAAAGAGACACCGCCGAACGCGAGCGTGACGATGCGATCCATGAGGGTGAGCAACTCGTCAAAAAGATTGATGAACTCGAAGGCCAAGCAATCGCGACCAAGGGAGTTTCAATCGCGATCGCGTGTGACCAAACGGGATCAATGGCAAACGTCCTCGCGAGACTGCGAGCCGTTCTGCTCGCTATCGCTGAGATGTTCCCAATGGCGACCGACAACTTCAACATTGGAGTCGTTCTTTACGGAAACGGCCCCCGGGTCACGTTTCCGTTGCAGCGTATCAAGCAAATCGATCAGGACGGCGGTGACTCCCTCGCGGAACTGCAAGACTTTGCCACGCAAATGAAGTGCGCCGGCGGACAAGCAGACATCGGTCTTGCTGTCGCCGAAGCGATGGAGATGTTGGACGCCGCACCCAACTCTGACAAGTCTCGACAACTGCTGATGGTTTGCGGCGATGTCAGTCATGGTGAATGCGTTCATCACGGCCCCGGTGACGACGACAAGCTGGTGCGCACCGTGGCAGCGTGGGCGACAGCCAGCGGAAAACACCGTCGCGTTCTCGGATTGCACACCGGCGTGGAAACGCATCCGGCGCGTGCGTTCTACGAGCGTCTTGGGCAAGCCAATCAAGAGAGTGGCTTCGGCAGCGATCCTGCCGAAATCTTCAAGTCCATCTTCGCGGCGTCTTTTGGAAAGTAA
- a CDS encoding MotA/TolQ/ExbB proton channel family protein, giving the protein MKSSANPFADIRQWFAMVLGFSLAACLGIATGQTGFVMTVEIIAVGLILLHRAGGYLRKLMDERRECYRDFCHAKEKGIKSLWDSAAAAQPSLFFKLTKFAYRNGTGNTEAVSAWLRYRRTELNGPLYVSRSSCSLLFNLGMIGTVFGLTITFAAISSGMSDTSDIVAVTESLQSALAGLATAFMTTLAGAFFGGVLVSRVNLITGRYLNEFLAILELWLRSTDFDNPNEEGK; this is encoded by the coding sequence ATGAAGAGCTCTGCTAATCCATTCGCGGACATCCGGCAGTGGTTTGCCATGGTGCTGGGATTTTCACTCGCGGCATGCCTTGGAATCGCGACCGGTCAAACCGGATTTGTGATGACGGTTGAAATCATCGCCGTTGGCCTGATCCTACTTCATCGCGCCGGTGGCTATTTGAGAAAGCTGATGGATGAACGAAGGGAATGCTACCGAGACTTTTGCCACGCCAAGGAGAAAGGCATCAAGTCGCTTTGGGATTCCGCTGCGGCAGCCCAGCCATCGCTCTTTTTCAAACTCACAAAATTTGCTTACCGGAATGGCACGGGTAACACCGAAGCCGTGAGTGCTTGGTTGCGATATCGACGGACGGAGTTGAACGGTCCGCTCTACGTTTCGCGAAGCTCATGCTCTTTGCTTTTCAACCTTGGAATGATCGGCACAGTTTTTGGTCTGACGATAACGTTTGCAGCGATCTCATCGGGCATGAGCGACACGTCGGACATCGTAGCGGTGACGGAGTCGCTTCAGTCGGCACTTGCGGGGCTTGCAACGGCTTTCATGACCACACTCGCCGGGGCGTTCTTTGGCGGTGTGCTGGTATCGCGAGTGAATTTAATCACCGGCCGCTATCTCAATGAGTTTCTGGCGATTTTGGAATTGTGGCTTCGATCCACTGACTTTGACAACCCAAACGAGGAGGGAAAATGA
- a CDS encoding M48 family metalloprotease produces MGRAGSDRLGKLGIGNGDSLLGPSKLLSGVGGGSISRDCQVAAVLAHEIGHVIHRHGAQRMAKEQFKQRVAGA; encoded by the coding sequence ATGGGGCGTGCCGGCAGCGATCGTCTTGGGAAGCTTGGCATTGGGAATGGCGATTCCTTGCTTGGACCAAGCAAGTTGTTGAGCGGTGTCGGCGGCGGATCAATCTCTCGCGATTGTCAGGTCGCTGCCGTGCTGGCTCATGAAATTGGTCATGTCATTCATCGCCACGGTGCTCAGCGGATGGCGAAAGAACAATTCAAGCAGCGAGTCGCGGGAGCGTAA
- a CDS encoding type IV secretory system conjugative DNA transfer family protein, which translates to MPSVGPTSAGWAISNCRRCRTPIRVFTILFDAPAADAGCPDCLLVGEFRRSSVFGCRVRETTSRSRSPRQASVKVCYLIGLLGGVKTGQFERTEDIDQFKALNEILGDLPRGRGPDDVGRPPNAHFELPQNIVSTKSLRFDVEGNHESKIFLGVVGGSISIGDRLPDGRATRWVVGGFPIGVADDRHHLLVAGSRAGKGRSVLVPNLIMLPKETSTLVIDPKGDLAKATCRWRAEGLGQDVAVIDPFECSGEGTRKYRVGFNPIEMLSRSDRFSFVPNALLIASSLIPDSQRSKDPHWNDCARDILSGLCAHVATHARYEGRRNLVTVWELAFRLAEPSNDDPNSYTLEIEMMDNDAGGGTVRASARAFYDRTGQEFFGVLSNLRKHLSFIGIECVQDVLTGPSVDPRRLKSGSLSIYSSIPAMRGETMSGYQRMIVQLSIAACEEEKQSVGNQTVFFLEEFAALQRLECIEVAIAQLAGLGVKLLIVVQDLNQLKDKYPGSWETFIANCGVMQVFGGNDQTTLSYVSKRMGDSLTAKSSSTATTFSQVANDAQSGKNWSIDSTPLMTPAEVGMFFARDDAKLRQLILRPGFHPMILQQAFYDKAAFLQGRYDPF; encoded by the coding sequence GTGCCGTCAGTTGGACCAACCTCAGCAGGTTGGGCGATCTCAAACTGCAGGAGGTGCAGAACACCGATACGGGTTTTCACCATTCTGTTCGATGCACCGGCGGCCGACGCCGGATGCCCGGATTGTCTTTTGGTAGGAGAATTCAGACGGTCTAGTGTTTTTGGTTGCCGGGTCCGGGAGACCACGTCGCGCTCGAGGTCACCGCGACAGGCTAGCGTCAAGGTTTGCTATCTTATTGGATTGCTCGGAGGCGTTAAGACCGGCCAATTTGAGAGAACCGAAGACATCGACCAGTTCAAAGCACTCAACGAAATCCTCGGCGATTTGCCTCGCGGTCGTGGACCTGACGATGTCGGGCGGCCGCCCAATGCGCACTTTGAGCTCCCTCAGAATATCGTCTCGACGAAGTCGCTTCGGTTTGACGTCGAAGGTAATCATGAATCGAAGATCTTTCTCGGTGTAGTCGGCGGCTCGATCTCGATAGGTGATCGACTACCCGACGGTCGAGCGACGCGATGGGTCGTTGGCGGTTTCCCTATTGGCGTTGCTGATGATCGCCACCACCTTCTCGTCGCGGGAAGCCGTGCCGGCAAAGGGCGATCGGTGCTTGTGCCGAACTTGATTATGCTTCCAAAAGAAACGTCGACGCTCGTGATTGATCCCAAAGGAGATCTCGCGAAAGCCACCTGCCGATGGCGTGCAGAAGGTTTGGGGCAAGATGTCGCCGTCATTGATCCCTTTGAGTGCTCCGGAGAAGGCACCCGTAAATACCGGGTTGGTTTTAATCCGATCGAGATGCTCTCGCGGTCGGATCGATTTTCGTTCGTTCCGAATGCGTTGCTCATCGCCAGTTCGCTGATACCGGACTCACAGCGAAGCAAGGACCCGCACTGGAATGACTGTGCTCGCGATATTTTGAGCGGTCTCTGCGCTCACGTTGCCACGCACGCCCGATACGAAGGTCGACGCAACCTCGTCACCGTTTGGGAACTCGCATTCCGTCTGGCCGAACCTTCCAACGATGATCCGAACAGTTACACGCTCGAAATCGAAATGATGGACAATGACGCGGGCGGCGGTACCGTCCGCGCGTCAGCGAGGGCTTTCTATGATCGTACGGGGCAGGAATTTTTTGGGGTTCTGTCGAACTTGCGGAAGCACTTGTCTTTTATCGGGATTGAGTGCGTGCAGGATGTGTTGACCGGTCCATCCGTTGACCCTCGCCGCTTGAAAAGTGGATCGCTATCGATCTATTCAAGCATCCCCGCGATGCGAGGCGAAACGATGAGTGGGTATCAGCGAATGATCGTTCAGCTTTCGATCGCCGCCTGTGAGGAAGAGAAACAATCGGTTGGAAATCAAACCGTGTTTTTCTTGGAAGAGTTTGCTGCGTTGCAACGGCTCGAATGCATTGAAGTCGCAATCGCGCAACTGGCTGGCCTCGGAGTCAAACTGTTGATCGTCGTGCAAGATCTCAATCAGCTGAAAGATAAGTACCCGGGTTCCTGGGAGACCTTCATCGCCAACTGTGGCGTGATGCAAGTCTTCGGTGGCAATGATCAGACGACATTGTCGTATGTGTCGAAGCGAATGGGCGATAGCTTGACCGCAAAATCTTCGAGTACCGCGACGACGTTTTCCCAGGTGGCCAATGACGCTCAATCGGGCAAGAACTGGTCGATCGATTCCACGCCGCTGATGACGCCGGCAGAAGTCGGGATGTTCTTCGCCCGAGACGATGCAAAACTACGGCAGTTGATTTTACGGCCTGGTTTTCATCCGATGATTTTGCAACAGGCGTTTTACGACAAAGCCGCTTTCCTGCAAGGGCGATACGATCCGTTCTAG